A window of the Miscanthus floridulus cultivar M001 chromosome 14, ASM1932011v1, whole genome shotgun sequence genome harbors these coding sequences:
- the LOC136504687 gene encoding protein WRKY1-like: MEEVEVANRAAVESCHRVLALLSQQQDPALLKSIASETAEACAKFRKVAALLGGGSGSGGGHARGRFSRRVRPMGLVNQKSPLGTGGGNPLEIMPSTAAAAAAAPSPSPSTSYAQMRARLNGVPDSRGLDLVACSSSKSVGPHPFGAPKLVQPLSVQFQIGNVAHRYPFHQQPPSRQKLQAEMFKRSNSGISLKFESPSPSGGAAGTMSSARSFMSSLSMDGSVASLEGKRPFHLVGTPVASDPADAPAHRAPKRRCTGRGEDGRGKCATTGRCHCSKRRKLRIKRSIKVPAISNKIADIPPDEYSWRKYGQKPIKGSPHPRGYYKCSSVRGCPARKHVERCVDDPAMLIVTYEGEHNHNQLPAQPAQT; this comes from the exons atggaggaggtggaggtggccaACAGGGCCGCGGTGGAGAGCTGCCACCGGGTGCTGGCCCTGCTCTCGCAGCAGCAGGACCCGGCCCTGCTCAAGAGCATAGCGTCAGAGACGGCCGAAGCCTGCGCCAAGTTCAGGAAAGTTGCCGCCCTCCTCGgcggtggcagtggcagtggcggcGGCCATGCTAGAGGCAGGTTCTCCAGACGAGTCCGGCCTATGGGGCTCGTCAACCAGAAGAGCCCCTTGGGGACCGGCGGCGGCAACCCGCTGGAGATTATGCCCAGCacagctgctgctgcggcggcggctccgtctccatctccatccactAGCTATGCGCAAATGCGCGCTCGGCTTAACGGTGTGCCAGACTCGCGAGGGCTGGATTTAGTGGCCTGCTCCAGCAGCAAGAGTGTCGGCCCTCATCCATTCGGAGCCCCCAAGCTGGTGCAGCCGCTGTCTGTGCAGTTCCAGATTGGGAATGTTGCGCATCGGTACCCGTTCCACCAGCAGCCCCCGTCGCGGCAGAAGCTGCAGGCCGAGATGTTCAAGAGGAGCAACAGCGGGATCAGCCTCAAGTTCGAGAGCCCTAGCCCCAGTGGTGGCGCTGCGGGCACGATGTCGTCCGCGAGATCATTCATGTCGTCCTTGAGCATGGATGGGAGCGTGGCTAGCTTGGAGGGGAAGCGGCCGTTTCATTTGGTAGGCACCCCGGTGGCGAGCGACCCGGCAGATGCCCCTGCCCACCGTGCGCCCAAACGGCGGTGCACGGGTAGAGGGGAGGATGGAAGAGGCAAGTGTGCCACTACCGGCAGGTGCCATTGCTCAAAGAGAAG GAAACTGCGGATTAAGAGGTCGATTAAAGTGCCAGCCATTAGCAACAAAATTGCTGATATACCTCCTGATGAGTACTCGTGGCGGAAGTACGGGCAGAAGCCAATTAAGGGTTCCCCCCACCCGAG GGGTTACTACAAATGCAGCAGCGTCAGGGGCTGCCCGGCAAGGAAGCACGTTGAGCGATGCGTAGACGACCCAGCGATGCTAATCGTGACATACGAAGGCGAGCACAATCATAACCAGTTGCCGGCACAACCTGCCCAGACCTAG
- the LOC136504688 gene encoding early nodulin-like protein 1: MAAPAPRQPALRIVPAVPVLSAVPVRSIYGAVLSAAPACPPRSSLAATPAGPPRNPTAPTHSPQPSPSHCKPVTSAWSLTRRLPRASPHPHATGSSNACAYSPLPCTEAAPVPSSTCLNRSMQAFIKMSIMVDLLSPHTSQETPARKSEGVHNHWHKRHSRAYRPTGDEANIHYRHRVEDVNILWGCSAALVLEEFGWFGGILEEFVREKHCSG; this comes from the exons ATGGCCGCCCCGGCGCCGCGCCAGCCTGCCCTTCGCATCGTGCCCGCTGTCCCGGTCCTCTCCGCTGTCCCGGTCCGCTCGATCTATGGCGCAGTCCTCTCCGCCGCCCCGGCCTGCCCTCCACGCAGCAGCCTCGCGGCCACACCGGCCGGCCCTCCGCGCAACCCCACAGCACCCACGCACTCGCCTCAGCCCTCTCCCTCGCACTGCAAACCAGTGACGTCCGCTTGGAGCCTCACCAGGAGACTCCCTCGCGCCTCGCCTCACCCTCACGCAACCGGCAGCAGCAACGCCTGCGCCTACAGCCCTCTCCCTTGCACGGAAGCTGCACCGGTGCCGTCCTCCACGTGCCTCAACCGGAG TATGCAGGCGTTTATCAAGATGTCTATCATGGTCGATCTCCTCAGCCCTCATACTTCCCAAGAAACTCCAG CGCGGAAAAGCGAAGGTGTCCACAACCATTGGCACAAAAGACATAGCA GAGCATATAGGCCGACAGGTGATGAAGCCAACATCCATTATAGGCACAGAGTTGAAGATGTCAACATCCTATGGGGGTGTTCGGCTGCCCTTGTTCtcgaggaatttggatggtttggaggaattctggaggaatttgtgagagaaaaacactgttccggataa